One window of Natrinema sp. SYSU A 869 genomic DNA carries:
- a CDS encoding ester cyclase, with the protein MAATTTPEENKRLARRFPEEVATEGKVDLIDEICAEDVIGHNPLGEIHGRDELKDHLESLQTAFGEFSATVEEVIAEGNLVAMRVTLQGTHAGEFMGVDPTGTEFEVVNMVFTRVKDGQIVERWVQPDMLGLMQQLGVIEQPGE; encoded by the coding sequence ATGGCAGCAACAACCACACCAGAAGAGAACAAGCGTCTTGCCCGGCGCTTCCCAGAGGAGGTCGCGACCGAGGGCAAGGTCGATCTCATTGACGAAATCTGCGCCGAAGATGTGATCGGCCATAACCCGCTCGGCGAGATACATGGCCGTGACGAACTGAAAGATCACCTCGAGTCGCTACAGACCGCGTTTGGCGAGTTCTCGGCGACCGTCGAGGAGGTGATCGCTGAAGGCAATCTCGTTGCAATGCGGGTAACCCTACAGGGCACCCATGCGGGTGAGTTCATGGGTGTTGATCCGACTGGCACCGAGTTCGAAGTCGTGAACATGGTGTTTACTCGGGTCAAGGATGGACAGATTGTCGAACGCTGGGTCCAACCCGACATGCTCGGACTCATGCAACAGCTCGGTGTAATCGAGCAGCCTGGAGAATAG
- a CDS encoding carboxymuconolactone decarboxylase family protein, producing the protein MASQQQLYDETVTDIEETFGLLPGYLEALPEQELVNEWPNLKRFLFGETEINPKTREFIGLAMAAAIGCEYCRHFHKGAAQLHGATEEELSELFFLASYTPRYSALIQAQDYDIDVFKEETEQIAEHLQEQMAAGDD; encoded by the coding sequence ATGGCTAGCCAACAACAGCTGTATGATGAAACGGTGACAGATATCGAAGAAACGTTCGGGCTTCTTCCAGGATACTTAGAGGCTCTTCCAGAACAGGAACTGGTGAACGAGTGGCCGAATCTGAAGCGGTTCCTCTTCGGAGAGACGGAGATAAATCCGAAGACCCGTGAATTTATCGGCCTCGCGATGGCGGCGGCGATTGGCTGTGAGTACTGCAGACACTTCCACAAGGGTGCGGCCCAACTGCATGGCGCAACTGAAGAGGAACTCTCGGAACTGTTCTTCCTCGCAAGCTACACGCCTCGGTACAGCGCCTTGATCCAGGCACAGGACTACGATATCGACGTCTTCAAAGAGGAAACCGAACAGATCGCTGAACACCTACAAGAGCAGATGGCCGCGGGTGACGACTGA
- a CDS encoding ThiF family adenylyltransferase — protein sequence MQLVLSTSHVQQLRDHLLQDDQERIAVVHCSTSGGDHAHRETRLLATAVHPVPDADLETQSRSACRPALDVERDITADCRRHGMHPIVIHSHPFDATPTFSRSDSDMMDGYREWLTGLYPDMHLGVGVLGTHGLATVIVPAAADQFTDLPVTVVGDWLLDPPLTTGPACDTPETDTVNGGTPGSIDRERYDRSIRALTTSGQHRLATTPIAVVGIGGLGSIIAEELARYGAHRLTVVDPDVIEPSNLPRLFGCHADHVGDPKVSAIKQHLERLNPQMEISAVQAMAEDVPDLLKAVDLIVAGVDRVSARMWLNQFAARHLVPYVDAGMVIDVDDDPDTQQITAMEGYIQLIAPGATACFDCLGRGDPEQARIEHLSDDALAEELDRGYITATDLAPEPAVVPLNGIIASKTVQLLAKQITGYDDPAASLRFEGLDNVLVETRTIPSDNCPTCGGNGILGRSDTTATNPDRIDTNDLDLSLALETEPTGGKDTEEQP from the coding sequence ATGCAACTCGTTCTTTCCACGTCACACGTCCAACAGCTCCGGGACCACCTGTTGCAGGACGACCAGGAGCGGATCGCCGTCGTCCATTGCAGTACGTCCGGCGGCGACCACGCTCACCGCGAAACGCGGCTGCTCGCCACGGCGGTCCACCCGGTACCGGATGCTGACCTGGAAACGCAGAGCCGGTCGGCATGCCGTCCCGCGCTCGACGTGGAACGCGACATCACGGCGGACTGTCGCCGTCACGGCATGCACCCGATCGTTATCCACAGCCATCCCTTCGACGCGACGCCGACGTTCAGTCGCAGCGACTCCGACATGATGGACGGCTACCGGGAGTGGCTGACCGGGCTCTACCCCGATATGCATCTCGGTGTCGGCGTCCTCGGGACCCACGGCCTCGCCACCGTGATCGTTCCTGCGGCTGCGGACCAGTTCACCGACCTGCCTGTCACAGTGGTCGGCGACTGGCTGCTCGACCCACCGCTCACCACGGGACCCGCCTGCGATACTCCAGAGACAGACACGGTGAACGGTGGCACCCCCGGTTCGATCGACCGGGAACGGTACGACCGCAGCATCCGCGCCCTCACCACATCCGGCCAACACCGGCTGGCCACGACCCCCATCGCTGTCGTCGGCATAGGCGGCCTTGGATCGATCATCGCCGAGGAACTTGCGCGGTACGGCGCTCACCGGCTGACCGTGGTCGATCCCGACGTCATCGAACCGTCGAACCTACCCCGGCTGTTCGGCTGCCATGCAGACCACGTCGGCGACCCGAAAGTCTCGGCCATCAAACAGCACCTCGAGCGTCTCAACCCGCAGATGGAGATCAGTGCAGTCCAGGCCATGGCCGAAGACGTCCCGGACCTGCTGAAGGCGGTGGATCTCATCGTTGCCGGTGTCGACCGTGTCTCCGCACGGATGTGGCTGAACCAGTTCGCGGCTCGCCACCTCGTCCCCTACGTGGACGCGGGGATGGTCATCGACGTTGACGACGACCCGGACACGCAGCAGATTACTGCGATGGAAGGCTACATCCAGCTGATCGCACCGGGTGCCACCGCCTGCTTCGACTGCCTTGGCCGCGGTGACCCGGAACAGGCCCGCATCGAACACCTGTCCGACGACGCTCTGGCCGAGGAGCTGGACCGCGGCTACATCACGGCAACCGACTTGGCGCCGGAACCGGCCGTCGTCCCACTCAACGGAATTATCGCGTCGAAAACAGTTCAGTTACTGGCCAAACAGATCACGGGGTACGATGATCCGGCGGCATCCCTCCGGTTCGAGGGCCTTGATAACGTGCTGGTGGAAACTCGCACGATACCGAGCGACAACTGCCCTACCTGCGGCGGCAACGGCATTCTCGGGCGCAGCGACACCACTGCGACCAATCCAGACCGCATCGATACCAACGACCTGGACCTCAGTCTCGCTCTAGAAACCGAGCCCACCGGAGGGAAGGACACGGAGGAACAGCCATGA
- a CDS encoding DUF6141 family protein, with translation MVAPDRGERDRTRIYRETIERFWVLRLVIEVRHDGVYLRLGPIQRSFRYIPLQNIDEVQVTTYSSTTYAGWHWGLRKTPGGNTVYRLRGDHGVELTLTDGTRIFIGTEHPTELETAITHAFESAIPQE, from the coding sequence ATGGTGGCACCCGATAGGGGAGAGAGGGACCGCACACGTATCTACCGGGAGACGATCGAACGCTTCTGGGTGCTCCGTCTGGTTATCGAAGTACGGCATGACGGCGTCTATCTTCGGCTTGGACCGATTCAGCGATCATTCCGCTATATCCCGCTCCAGAATATTGACGAGGTTCAGGTGACCACGTATTCTTCGACGACATACGCTGGCTGGCACTGGGGCTTACGGAAAACTCCAGGAGGAAACACAGTATATCGACTCCGGGGAGATCACGGTGTAGAACTTACGCTGACCGATGGAACGCGGATCTTCATCGGTACGGAACACCCAACAGAACTCGAAACTGCGATTACCCATGCCTTTGAGTCAGCGATTCCCCAAGAATAG
- a CDS encoding FAD-dependent monooxygenase: MTLTSVARYEPEQLSSVGDHAVVVGASMAGLCAARVLADGFEDVTVIERDPLPDEPIARRGVPQANHIHVLQEAGRATLTDLFPDFGENLLSAGGLVLDGTRDLKMYDEGDFNADSPHRIPVYSATRPLYESVVRRSVTTLDNVQMRSECQLITFLTDEEVTAVEGVIVKPAGRQSEELPADLVIDTTGRTSHTPTWLKEHGYPSPPTDEVRINVTYSTTFIERPSDDRHGILVVPSAPRTRGGAFLPVENDQWQVTLFGMHGDHPPADLDGFREYTASFPIPHHKRLLDEYPQTTEEIVQYPFPSNMRRRYEDLDRSPDGLVVLGDAIASFNPIYGQGMSVAALEALELHHALAAGGREDLPSRVFERIKQTVDIAWSMAVGADVQFPQTEGPKPRSADVLNWYLTRLIRKAHTDGMLFDAFFRVQMMEQPPSSLFRPRIMWRVLRPTGG; this comes from the coding sequence ATGACGTTAACAAGTGTGGCGAGGTACGAGCCCGAACAGCTCTCCTCGGTCGGCGACCATGCTGTTGTCGTCGGGGCAAGCATGGCCGGCCTGTGCGCGGCCCGGGTCCTCGCTGACGGATTCGAGGATGTCACGGTGATTGAGCGCGATCCATTACCTGATGAACCGATCGCCCGCCGTGGTGTCCCACAGGCCAACCATATTCATGTCCTGCAGGAGGCCGGCCGAGCCACACTGACGGATCTCTTCCCGGATTTCGGTGAAAATCTGCTCTCGGCCGGCGGTCTAGTGCTTGACGGGACACGCGATCTGAAAATGTATGACGAAGGAGATTTCAACGCAGATAGTCCTCACCGCATACCTGTATATAGCGCGACCCGGCCGCTGTACGAGTCCGTCGTTCGCCGGAGCGTCACCACTCTCGACAATGTCCAGATGCGTTCAGAATGCCAGTTAATAACCTTCCTTACTGATGAGGAAGTGACGGCCGTGGAAGGAGTGATAGTGAAACCAGCAGGCAGGCAGTCCGAAGAACTCCCTGCTGATCTGGTCATTGATACGACTGGCCGTACGAGTCACACACCAACCTGGTTGAAGGAACACGGGTATCCGTCGCCGCCTACAGACGAGGTACGGATCAACGTAACCTATAGCACCACCTTTATCGAACGTCCTAGCGATGACCGCCACGGGATTCTCGTTGTCCCTTCTGCACCACGCACTCGTGGTGGGGCGTTCCTTCCGGTTGAAAACGACCAATGGCAGGTAACCTTATTCGGTATGCACGGTGATCATCCGCCGGCCGACCTCGATGGCTTTCGGGAGTACACAGCGAGCTTTCCGATACCCCATCACAAACGACTACTCGACGAGTATCCACAAACCACTGAAGAGATCGTTCAGTATCCGTTTCCATCCAATATGCGGCGCCGCTACGAGGACCTTGACCGGTCCCCTGACGGGTTAGTCGTTCTTGGAGATGCGATCGCCAGCTTCAACCCGATTTACGGCCAGGGGATGTCAGTGGCGGCACTCGAGGCCCTGGAGCTCCACCACGCCCTTGCAGCAGGTGGTCGTGAGGATCTCCCGTCCCGGGTCTTTGAGCGGATCAAGCAGACGGTCGATATTGCGTGGAGCATGGCCGTCGGTGCCGATGTTCAGTTCCCGCAAACTGAAGGCCCAAAGCCCCGGAGCGCGGACGTTCTGAACTGGTATTTGACCCGCCTGATCCGGAAGGCACACACTGACGGCATGCTGTTTGATGCCTTCTTCCGCGTCCAAATGATGGAACAGCCCCCTAGCTCGCTATTCCGGCCCAGAATCATGTGGCGGGTACTGAGACCGACTGGCGGATGA
- a CDS encoding CPBP family intramembrane glutamic endopeptidase: MPAIIFDLAFDNALGLALLLLGLLGPGLSGVVFMKLQYTESAQKDFWDRVTNLRRIGLQWYLAIFLYAPVLFAIAAGIDIALGGTGYFVADWVSQLTSNPAAFLPTLLFSTLPPVLEELGWRGYALDQLQRTRTALAAGLILGVIWAVWHLPLFLIEGTNQHDAVGFLTTRFWLFMIGVVALSVAFTWIHNGTGGSILASILLHSWTNFTLQTFEGTLRTDILFYLGTLWGFVVVVTILYGAKTLARHDNIPHPALKSEPAVE, encoded by the coding sequence GTGCCAGCCATCATCTTCGACCTTGCGTTCGATAACGCTCTTGGACTCGCATTACTGTTGCTAGGTCTCCTTGGCCCTGGTCTTTCAGGAGTTGTGTTCATGAAACTCCAGTACACGGAGAGTGCGCAGAAGGATTTCTGGGATCGTGTTACCAATCTCCGCCGAATCGGCCTCCAGTGGTATCTTGCCATTTTTCTCTACGCACCGGTACTGTTCGCCATCGCCGCCGGAATCGACATCGCACTCGGTGGAACAGGCTACTTTGTGGCCGATTGGGTATCCCAGCTCACGTCCAATCCCGCTGCTTTCCTCCCGACCCTGCTCTTTTCGACCCTACCGCCAGTTCTCGAAGAACTCGGATGGCGTGGCTATGCACTCGATCAACTGCAACGAACCCGGACAGCGCTAGCCGCCGGATTGATTCTGGGAGTGATCTGGGCCGTCTGGCACCTCCCGCTCTTCCTGATTGAAGGAACAAATCAGCATGACGCCGTCGGCTTCCTGACGACACGATTCTGGCTGTTCATGATCGGCGTCGTGGCGCTTTCGGTAGCGTTCACCTGGATACACAATGGGACAGGAGGAAGCATTCTTGCCAGCATCCTGCTCCACTCGTGGACAAACTTCACCCTCCAGACCTTCGAGGGAACTCTCCGAACAGATATCCTGTTCTATCTCGGTACGTTGTGGGGGTTTGTCGTGGTCGTCACCATACTCTATGGAGCAAAAACACTGGCCCGTCACGACAACATACCACATCCCGCGCTCAAATCAGAACCAGCAGTAGAATAA
- a CDS encoding class I SAM-dependent methyltransferase translates to MGTDCRTGVSEANDAAASDRGEKYDLHLARSRTVWDRWSNHYGLSESDFEPMRETAIDHLDLQPGDRVLDIGCGPGVNFECIRHEIGEDGELVAIDYSPEMVENARQRVTEHGWNNIDVIQADATMADLGEDFDAAIATLSMSVMPDIHRAIRNVYRSLASGGTFIIFDLRTIPSGPARILNPLLWRFFYWFANWNPNGDTIDSLTAIFEQVKIVETYAAGAAYTARARKQ, encoded by the coding sequence ATGGGCACAGACTGCCGAACGGGTGTGTCAGAAGCGAACGACGCTGCCGCCAGTGACCGTGGCGAAAAGTATGATTTACACCTTGCCCGGAGTCGCACAGTGTGGGATCGCTGGAGCAACCATTATGGGTTGAGTGAGAGCGATTTCGAACCAATGCGCGAGACGGCCATTGACCATCTTGACCTCCAGCCGGGTGACCGCGTTCTTGATATTGGTTGTGGTCCTGGCGTCAATTTCGAGTGCATCCGACACGAAATCGGCGAAGATGGTGAACTTGTCGCCATCGATTACAGTCCAGAGATGGTCGAGAATGCACGACAGCGTGTCACCGAGCACGGCTGGAACAACATCGATGTAATTCAGGCGGATGCGACGATGGCCGATCTCGGGGAGGACTTCGACGCCGCTATCGCAACGCTGTCGATGAGCGTTATGCCCGACATCCATAGAGCAATCAGGAACGTCTATCGGTCGCTTGCGTCCGGTGGAACGTTCATCATCTTCGACCTTCGGACAATCCCGTCAGGACCGGCTCGAATCCTGAATCCGCTTCTCTGGCGGTTTTTCTACTGGTTCGCCAACTGGAACCCTAACGGGGATACCATCGACTCACTCACGGCCATCTTCGAACAGGTCAAGATCGTCGAAACATACGCTGCTGGCGCAGCTTACACCGCTCGCGCCAGAAAACAGTAA
- a CDS encoding DUF1330 domain-containing protein, with product MTNEPNSDRVLRRTLLKAGAVIGGALGMLPSATASGSENETQTDETTTSEPAQSQKGYVIAVDGITDRDRYMNEYFPVAAETTAAHDGEALVISFDPTVLAGEWGHDLTIVLEFPSVQAAREWYADDALQEVRPIRRETTAYSNKIVTSQYSPEGRA from the coding sequence ATGACCAACGAACCGAATTCAGACCGTGTCTTGCGCCGAACACTGTTGAAAGCGGGGGCGGTCATAGGGGGCGCACTCGGAATGCTCCCGTCTGCAACCGCTAGTGGCAGCGAGAATGAGACGCAGACTGACGAAACGACCACAAGCGAGCCTGCCCAATCCCAGAAGGGATACGTGATTGCTGTCGACGGGATAACCGACAGGGACCGATATATGAACGAGTATTTCCCTGTTGCTGCAGAGACAACTGCCGCACATGACGGCGAGGCGCTCGTGATCTCGTTTGATCCGACCGTGCTTGCCGGCGAATGGGGCCATGACCTGACGATCGTCTTGGAATTCCCATCCGTTCAAGCAGCGAGGGAGTGGTATGCCGATGATGCCTTGCAAGAAGTCCGGCCGATTCGCCGCGAGACTACCGCCTACTCCAATAAAATCGTCACCTCTCAGTACTCCCCTGAAGGTCGCGCGTAA
- a CDS encoding cupin domain-containing protein, with protein MTETTSILAEANPLDIVKGADETDGEFVRIEYTAQPSLDVPHAETALPHARWAADIPDEHVNPQVKESFQVLSGELQVVAGDQVYLLTDGDKITISGKHPHRHWNPSDRPARIRYEARPAIHMDEALETAFVLAQAGKADEHGNPDLLPLAVFQNAYPDHFYSTDLPIIVQKLLFKVLAPIGRLAGYRPTYSRENIADLR; from the coding sequence ATGACAGAGACCACATCAATCCTGGCGGAGGCCAACCCTCTCGACATTGTGAAAGGAGCCGATGAGACGGATGGCGAGTTCGTCCGCATTGAGTATACGGCACAGCCATCCCTGGATGTTCCACACGCCGAGACCGCTCTCCCTCATGCTCGGTGGGCAGCGGATATCCCGGATGAGCACGTGAATCCACAGGTCAAGGAGTCCTTCCAAGTACTTTCGGGTGAACTCCAAGTTGTCGCTGGGGACCAGGTGTATCTGCTGACCGACGGTGACAAGATTACGATTTCCGGCAAGCATCCTCACCGTCACTGGAATCCAAGCGACAGGCCGGCGCGCATCCGCTACGAGGCACGGCCCGCCATCCATATGGACGAGGCGCTCGAAACCGCGTTTGTGCTCGCACAGGCCGGCAAAGCGGATGAACACGGAAACCCAGACCTGCTGCCGCTTGCGGTATTCCAGAATGCCTATCCTGACCACTTCTACTCGACTGACCTCCCGATCATCGTCCAGAAACTACTGTTCAAAGTTCTCGCACCCATCGGTCGGCTAGCTGGCTACCGGCCGACGTATTCACGCGAGAATATCGCCGACCTCCGGTAA
- a CDS encoding thiamine-binding protein, with protein MTVIARFEVIPVHDGSLSEDIAQAIDALDEFDISYKMTATDTVIEANDVNEVFEAIQAAHNAVEADRIITSVEVDDQGSDQRAEDRVKSVASVLGRDPEKNM; from the coding sequence ATGACTGTCATCGCCAGATTCGAGGTCATCCCAGTCCATGACGGAAGTCTGTCCGAAGACATCGCACAGGCTATCGACGCACTGGACGAGTTCGATATCTCATACAAAATGACCGCGACAGACACGGTCATCGAAGCCAACGACGTCAATGAGGTATTCGAAGCAATCCAAGCGGCACACAACGCAGTTGAGGCCGATCGAATTATCACATCCGTTGAAGTCGATGACCAGGGAAGTGATCAACGCGCCGAGGATCGCGTTAAATCCGTGGCTAGTGTGCTTGGCCGCGACCCAGAGAAGAACATGTAG
- a CDS encoding helix-turn-helix domain-containing protein translates to MDLIVRQTGKQWVALQPLRILFSVKTGAIGLQNTFLAPRCHTTRMAASHIAEITVKHPDLTLTRTLKAVPDLHMEIESQPATSSDLPGLFYSVKTSSYQKFESELDSDSTVAEWECVSEFNAHRIYRVRLTSEVKIITPKITEHGLRVLAVTNSDGGWHLRLHAPDRSRIAHFQTYCQQEDVECQIHKLYSADNQIDTGETGVHLQLTDRQHEVAQTATDMGYFDQEGASSEEVAKVLDITPSTLSSHLRKVKMKMFKQHFGS, encoded by the coding sequence ATGGATTTGATAGTTCGCCAAACGGGTAAGCAATGGGTTGCCCTTCAACCCCTCAGGATTTTGTTCTCTGTGAAAACAGGAGCAATAGGACTTCAAAATACTTTTCTTGCCCCTCGCTGCCACACCACACGTATGGCGGCAAGCCACATTGCTGAGATCACGGTTAAACATCCAGATCTTACGTTAACTCGAACACTTAAGGCCGTACCAGATCTGCATATGGAAATTGAGTCTCAACCAGCAACATCCTCTGATTTACCAGGGTTATTCTACTCAGTAAAGACATCCTCGTATCAAAAATTCGAATCAGAACTGGACTCAGACTCTACAGTTGCTGAATGGGAATGTGTCTCCGAATTTAATGCTCACCGTATCTACCGAGTACGTCTTACTTCCGAAGTGAAGATTATCACACCGAAAATAACTGAACATGGTTTGCGTGTTCTCGCTGTAACCAATTCTGATGGTGGCTGGCATCTCCGATTACATGCACCTGACAGGAGCCGGATCGCACACTTTCAGACGTACTGCCAACAGGAAGATGTAGAGTGCCAGATTCACAAATTGTACAGTGCCGATAACCAAATTGATACTGGAGAAACAGGTGTTCATCTACAACTTACTGACCGTCAGCATGAAGTCGCTCAAACTGCAACAGATATGGGGTATTTTGATCAAGAGGGGGCCAGCTCTGAAGAGGTAGCCAAGGTACTCGATATTACGCCATCAACCCTGTCCTCGCATCTTAGAAAAGTCAAAATGAAGATGTTCAAACAACACTTTGGCTCATAA
- a CDS encoding HalOD1 output domain-containing protein translates to MSQVTHHQEQSTPNLGAEIVEVIADREGTNPTQLSPPLHSVIDPDALNSLFQSIVSEDSHREGSVCFTYYGYEVQVDSDGNIIAELLDRE, encoded by the coding sequence ATGTCTCAAGTCACGCATCACCAAGAGCAGTCTACACCGAATCTGGGTGCGGAGATCGTTGAAGTGATTGCTGACCGAGAAGGAACGAATCCTACCCAACTATCGCCGCCTCTGCATTCTGTGATTGACCCTGACGCGTTGAATTCACTCTTTCAATCGATAGTCTCGGAAGATTCCCACCGTGAGGGGAGTGTTTGTTTCACTTACTATGGCTATGAGGTACAGGTTGACAGTGATGGTAACATTATCGCCGAATTGCTTGACAGAGAATAA
- a CDS encoding orc1/cdc6 family replication initiation protein, which translates to MPKDFFGGISSVFKDKDMVQIDYVVDEDRIIGRDEELESLAQSLYPATNGSKPSNCLVYGKPGTGKSLSVKFITQKLKEKAGENGYSVGIAYVDCSQSSSETDAVIRIAKQLNDPDLSDVHIPDTGLSTGQFYQRAWKAMDAIHDISLIILDEIDKHHAYDDLLMTLSRAGEANKLTDSSLGVIGISNKPRFTDKLNERTVSSLGERRHVFPPYTANELKKILEARKDAFYDGVLEEGITARVAALSAREYGDARKAMDIFRYAGEIANENQSETVKDEFIDEAFERAERDEILEVISTLPHHSTLVIQSVAALAADRDTEKNPITTTEAYNLYQRKCSIEEASPLSERRVRDLLEEAEFLEIITRNTKAAGKAKGSRTIITLVDDPEKTLEACKLVEPND; encoded by the coding sequence ATGCCAAAGGACTTCTTCGGGGGGATCTCGTCGGTCTTTAAAGACAAGGATATGGTGCAGATCGACTATGTTGTCGATGAAGATCGCATCATTGGTCGGGATGAAGAACTTGAATCTCTCGCTCAGTCCTTGTATCCAGCAACGAACGGGTCAAAGCCATCTAATTGCCTCGTTTATGGGAAACCGGGAACTGGGAAATCCCTCTCTGTGAAGTTCATAACACAAAAACTCAAGGAAAAAGCTGGGGAGAACGGGTACTCAGTTGGAATCGCATACGTCGATTGTTCTCAGAGTTCGAGCGAAACCGACGCAGTCATTCGTATTGCAAAGCAGTTGAACGATCCCGACCTCTCCGACGTCCATATTCCAGATACTGGATTATCTACTGGTCAGTTCTACCAACGGGCATGGAAAGCAATGGATGCAATCCACGATATCTCGCTGATCATCCTCGACGAGATCGACAAACACCACGCCTATGATGATCTTCTAATGACACTCTCTCGAGCGGGTGAGGCCAACAAGCTAACTGATTCGTCGCTCGGTGTGATCGGCATCAGCAACAAACCACGGTTCACTGACAAACTCAACGAGAGAACGGTTTCAAGTCTTGGTGAACGCCGACACGTTTTCCCGCCGTATACAGCGAATGAACTGAAGAAAATCTTAGAAGCGCGCAAAGATGCGTTCTATGATGGTGTGTTAGAGGAGGGGATCACTGCGAGAGTTGCAGCTCTCTCCGCTCGAGAATACGGTGACGCAAGAAAAGCAATGGATATTTTCAGATATGCTGGCGAGATAGCTAACGAAAACCAATCTGAAACCGTCAAAGATGAGTTCATCGATGAGGCCTTCGAACGCGCCGAACGCGACGAAATTCTTGAGGTTATCTCTACTCTGCCCCATCACTCAACACTCGTGATTCAATCTGTTGCAGCACTAGCAGCGGATCGTGACACTGAGAAGAACCCGATCACCACGACAGAGGCCTACAATCTCTACCAGAGGAAATGTTCCATCGAAGAAGCAAGCCCACTCTCGGAACGCCGAGTCCGGGATCTCTTAGAAGAGGCAGAGTTCCTTGAAATCATAACTCGGAATACCAAAGCTGCGGGGAAGGCCAAGGGCAGCCGAACCATAATAACACTCGTAGATGATCCTGAGAAAACCCTTGAAGCCTGCAAGTTAGTCGAACCGAATGACTGA
- a CDS encoding transcription initiation factor IIB family protein, which yields MATRDIYTTAFDEDVQTTATDCPDCDGNIRQTDRQMICEDCGLILENNQLDRGPDWGRNDDGETQKRTGAPLTPTRHDQGLSTEIGYKTDGNGNTLSSTKRRQLNRLRREQSRAQWQSKADRNLAYGLSEVRRIVASLGLADSIRDQACALFRRAQSEQLCRGRSLEAVAAASVYATSRCNGLGRSRAEVAASARYDQERLTIAYNAMNVELELPTQPISAADRIPRLATELEVPAQVRRRALELAQEARERGLTIGYRPSGVAAGCLYLAAQRVGLCLSQQRIADIAGTSPNTLRSRRDDLLEIDT from the coding sequence ATGGCAACGAGAGATATCTACACGACTGCGTTCGACGAAGACGTCCAGACGACTGCAACCGACTGTCCGGACTGTGATGGCAATATTCGACAGACCGACCGCCAAATGATCTGCGAGGATTGTGGACTCATCCTCGAGAACAACCAATTAGACCGAGGGCCAGACTGGGGCCGAAATGACGACGGAGAAACCCAGAAGCGGACCGGTGCACCACTGACACCGACACGCCACGATCAAGGCCTCTCCACCGAGATTGGATACAAGACGGATGGAAACGGAAATACCCTCTCGAGCACAAAGCGACGACAACTGAATCGACTGCGTCGCGAACAGTCCCGTGCACAGTGGCAATCGAAAGCAGACCGGAACCTCGCCTATGGACTCAGTGAAGTGCGGCGGATTGTAGCTAGTCTAGGTCTGGCAGACAGTATCCGTGACCAAGCATGTGCGCTCTTCCGACGTGCCCAATCCGAACAACTCTGTCGGGGTCGCTCGCTTGAGGCGGTGGCCGCAGCCAGCGTCTACGCAACCTCTCGGTGTAACGGACTCGGACGATCACGGGCAGAAGTCGCAGCCAGTGCACGCTATGACCAGGAGAGACTCACCATCGCCTACAACGCGATGAACGTCGAACTCGAGTTACCGACACAGCCGATTTCAGCAGCAGATCGCATTCCGAGGCTTGCGACAGAACTTGAGGTACCAGCCCAGGTTCGTCGACGAGCGCTCGAGCTCGCACAGGAGGCACGCGAACGCGGATTGACGATCGGCTACCGGCCGAGTGGCGTCGCAGCGGGCTGTCTCTATCTCGCGGCCCAGCGAGTCGGTTTGTGTCTTTCCCAGCAGCGGATCGCCGATATCGCAGGAACATCGCCAAACACGCTCCGCAGTCGGCGAGACGACTTACTCGAGATCGATACCTAG